TGCACGACGACGTCGAGGGGCCGGTCGGGGCCGACCCGCCGGATCGCGCGGAGAAGGGCTTCGGCGTCGTCCATGTCGATCATCGTGTAGATGGGCCAGCCAAACAGAGACAGCGGCCCCTTGCCGTGAACAAGCGTGAGCACCGTGGCGCCCGATTCCTCCTCGAGCGCGCGAAGGATCCTCCGACGCCGGCGGAGGAACCGCCGGGCCGCAAGACGCGGGGTGGCAAGGGCGAGGACCAGCAGCGCGAGGAGGGCCCACCCGAGGATGGTGAGCGGGTCCGAGAGGTCGACCATGGCGCCCCGTGACGGGACCTCCGGATAATCGTTATTTCGATGCCCGAGCCGTCGGCCCGCGTGCGCGCCGCCACGCTCCTTGCCCTCTGCCTTCCGGCCCTCGCGCTGCTCCACGTGCTGCCTTCAGGGGTTCCTCCCCCGCCCGTGTCCTTGTCCGACCTGCCGTTGCACGAAGGACGCCGCGTGGCGATCGTCGCAACGGTGGGGTCGGTGACGACGACAACGCACGGCGCGGCGTTGCGGCTCGTGGCCGACGACGCCTCGACGGTTCTGCTCGCCCGAGGCGACACGGCGGCCGAGAAAGGCGATTTGGTTCGCGCCGTCGGCACGCCGTCCCGGTCCGCGCGCGGAATCGTGTTCTTCGCGGAAGCCCAGGACGTCGTGGTGATCCGGCCTGCCGCCTGAGCTTGCGGCGGCCGCTCTTGCGGGCGCTGCGCTTGGCGTCGCGACGGGACTCGTTCCCGGGCTTCACGCCAACACCTTGGCGGTCCTGCTGCTGCCCCTTGTCGCATCCGCCGGCGGCGAGGCCGCGCCTTCGTTCACGTGCCTGCTCGTCGCGCTTTCGCTTTCGCATACGGTCGTGAGCTTCGTGCCGGCCACGCTCGTCGGGGCTCCCGAGGTCGAGGCCGCCGCGTCGGCGCTTCCGGCGCACCGGTTGCTTCGCGAGGGCCGCGGGCTCGAGGCCGTCGAGCTTGCCGTGCTCGGTTGCCTCGTGGGCTTTGGGTGCGCGCTTGCGTTGCTGCCGGCCTTCCTCCTTTTCCTGCGCGCGGCCGTTCCGGGAGGCGCCCTCTCGGCGGCGACGCCGTGGGTTCTCCTTGCGGTGGCCGCCGTCGTGGTGGGCACCGAGACGCGAACGATCGGCGGATCCCGGGCCAAGGGCGTGGGCGCAGCGGCTCTTGTCTTTCTCCTGTCGGCCCTGCTCGGCTTTGGCGCCCTGCGCTGGCCGTTGGACCCTGTCGTGAACGCGGGAGAGGGCACGCTCCTTCCGCTCCTCTCCGGCCTCTTTGGCCTTCCGGGACTCCTGCTCTCGGCCTCGGGTCCGCCGCCGCCTCCACAGAAGGACTGGCCCGTGGCCGAAGCGCGCGGCGACACGGCGCGCTCGGGCGGGCTTGGGGCGTTGTTCGCAAGCGCGCTTGCGATCCTTCCGGGCACGACGGCAGGCGTGGCGGCGATCCTTGCGCTCACCGCACGCCGCGCCGCCCGCCCCGAGCAAGCCATCGTCGCGACGGCGGCGGCCGCCTCGGCAGGCGCGCTCTTTACCGTGCTCGCCTTCGTCCTCGTGGCGCGCGCCCGCTCGGGCGCCATGCTCGTGGTCGAGCGCGTGCTCGCGCCCGAGACGTGGTCGCACGTCCTTCCGTCCGCCCTTGCGCTTTCGTTCCTGGCGTCGGCGACGGTGGGTCTTCTTGTCGGTTCCGTGGTCGCGCCGCCCCTGGCAAGGACCGCCTGGCGGCGGCTCCGTGCCCTGCCGCATCGCTCCGCCAGTCTTTGCGTGGCCGCCTTTGTGGCCGGCCTGTGCTTTGCCTTCGGGGGCCTTCCCGCGCTGGCTCTGCTGGCCGTCGCAACGCTCGTGGGTCTGCTTCCCTGGAAGCTTGGCCTTCGCCGGACCCACCTTCTTGGAGCGACGATGGCGCCCGTGCTCTCGTGGCTCGCCTAGCGCCCCGGCGCCGGGGGCTTTGCCTGCGCTTGCGCGATCTCGCGCCGCGCCTCCTCCAGAAGGGAGGGGGAGAGGACGGCCTTGCGGTAGGCCGCCACGGCCAGGGCCGTCTTGGGAAGAAGCCGTCCGCCGCAGAGCGCCTGCACGGCCTGCACCTCGCTTGCAAGGTCGGGCGCCTCCACCTGCGAGGCGGGCCCCGTCTCCGGTGGTCCGGACGCGGCGGGGTCCGCCGGTCGCCACCCGGCGGGGACCTCGATGCTCGCAAGATCGAAGGTCGGACGGAGCGTCTCGCCGAGCTCCGCGAGCAGGCCCTCGCGGACCGCGTCGTCGAGGAGGACCTTCGCCTGCGCCGGAGTGAACCACCCAAGGTCGAGGCTCAGCACGTGCTTGAGGTGGACCCGCGACAGGGCGTCGGCGCCCTTTCGTCGGAAGGCGGCGGCAAGCACGCGCGGATCGACCATGGGCTCACCGGAGGGGGCCGTCCAGGAGTGCCGAGGCGATCGCGCCTGCGTACCCCATCTCCTGCAGGCGCGCGGCGTCGCTTGCGTCGCGGACGCCGCCAGCAAACCACCGCTCCCCCGCGTGAAGCGAAGCCACCTCGTTCGCGATTGCCGCGTCGACCCCTGCGCGCTTGCCCGCACGCGCGAGGTCGATCACGAGCACCGGAAGCGACAGTTCGGAGGCGAGCGCGAGCGCGCCGCGGAGATCCCGCGCGTCGGCGCGATTGGCGACGAAACGCCCTTCGAACTCGAGCCCCAGCACCACCGAATCGGACGCCTCCGTGATGTCCAGCAGATCGCTCTCCCCGTCCGGCAAGCGGCTCCAACGGACGGTGACGCGCTCGGCGCCTGCGACCAGGGAGTCGGCGACGTCGGGAAGCGTACCCGCCC
This genomic interval from Candidatus Thermoplasmatota archaeon contains the following:
- a CDS encoding tripartite tricarboxylate transporter permease translates to MPPELAAAALAGAALGVATGLVPGLHANTLAVLLLPLVASAGGEAAPSFTCLLVALSLSHTVVSFVPATLVGAPEVEAAASALPAHRLLREGRGLEAVELAVLGCLVGFGCALALLPAFLLFLRAAVPGGALSAATPWVLLAVAAVVVGTETRTIGGSRAKGVGAAALVFLLSALLGFGALRWPLDPVVNAGEGTLLPLLSGLFGLPGLLLSASGPPPPPQKDWPVAEARGDTARSGGLGALFASALAILPGTTAGVAAILALTARRAARPEQAIVATAAAASAGALFTVLAFVLVARARSGAMLVVERVLAPETWSHVLPSALALSFLASATVGLLVGSVVAPPLARTAWRRLRALPHRSASLCVAAFVAGLCFAFGGLPALALLAVATLVGLLPWKLGLRRTHLLGATMAPVLSWLA
- a CDS encoding DUF2240 family protein — encoded protein: MVDPRVLAAAFRRKGADALSRVHLKHVLSLDLGWFTPAQAKVLLDDAVREGLLAELGETLRPTFDLASIEVPAGWRPADPAASGPPETGPASQVEAPDLASEVQAVQALCGGRLLPKTALAVAAYRKAVLSPSLLEEARREIAQAQAKPPAPGR
- a CDS encoding HisA/HisF-related TIM barrel protein, with the protein product MQLVPAAHVRRGRLTDAGGASLPPGSEERLAQAAGDGPAYLVDLEGLSRNRPDVEFLQRWTRRRPAWADTGAGTLPDVADSLVAGAERVTVRWSRLPDGESDLLDITEASDSVVLGLEFEGRFVANRADARDLRGALALASELSLPVLVIDLARAGKRAGVDAAIANEVASLHAGERWFAGGVRDASDAARLQEMGYAGAIASALLDGPLR